A genomic window from Anticarsia gemmatalis isolate Benzon Research Colony breed Stoneville strain chromosome 6, ilAntGemm2 primary, whole genome shotgun sequence includes:
- the LOC142973878 gene encoding uncharacterized protein LOC142973878, which produces MKDSQTLMVRFCRIVERHPEVYDHNLAGYKTRQVDTEWEKIADCVRSELKEECTIEELKIKWKGIRSSFNRYKNKLITATEPKRCKKYYLYDTLHFLDPFTRPKGFSGKKAEDSFYNEGVVVSDDESKGSNDNNSVDEWNISEIKPDITVKEIIPETIMPQKRSNSSNPCPNCENAKKRRFAPDEENEDLQFFRSVIPEIKDFTNKEKRKFKMGVLKLIDDIESERDDEQSA; this is translated from the exons ATGAAGGACAGTCAAACTTTGATGGTGCGGTTCTGTAGAATAGTTGAACGTCACCCAGAAGTCTACGATCACAATCTAGCTGGATACAAAACTCGGCAAGTTGACACGGAATGGGAAAAAATCGCCGACTGCGTCAGATCAGAACTGAAAGAAGAATGCACAA TTGAAGAATTAAAGATTAAGTGGAAAGGAATAAGGTCATCCTTCAACcggtacaaaaataaactaataactgCTACCGAACCTAAAAGgtgtaaaaagtattatttgtacGACACGCTTCATTTTCTTGATCCATTTACAAGACCAAAGGG TTTCAGTGGGAAAAAAGCAGAAGACTCGTTCTATAATGAAGGTGTTGTTGTTTCTGATGATGAAAGCAAAGGTTCAAATGACAATAACTCTGTGGATGAGTGGAACATATCAGAAATAAAACCAGACATAACTGTCAAGGAAATAATACCTGAAACTATAATGCCTCAGAAGAGAAGCAACAGTAGTAATCCTTGCCCAAATTGCGAAAATGCAAAGAAAAGAAGATTTGCTCCAGACGAAGAAAACGAAGATCTACAATTCTTCAGAAGCGTAATACcagaaataaaagattttacgAACAAAGAAAAGAGAAAATTTAAAATGGGAGTGTTGAAGCTCATAGATGATATTGAAAGTGAAAGAGATGATGAACAAAGCGCTTGA